Proteins encoded by one window of Limimonas halophila:
- the sixA gene encoding phosphohistidine phosphatase SixA, with protein MQLVLVQHGQAVPKDQDPSRPLTDTGRRDADALASFLGRAEAVPPTVWHSGKPRARQTAETLSVGNAAAARDGLGPSDDVEPVAAELAERQSDLMIVGHQPFLGRLASRLLTGDPAGMTVAFEPGSAVGLDRTDEGWALAWMVRPGLFTRG; from the coding sequence ATGCAGCTGGTGCTGGTGCAACACGGGCAAGCCGTTCCCAAGGATCAGGACCCCAGCCGGCCGCTCACCGACACCGGCCGGCGGGACGCGGATGCGCTCGCCAGCTTTCTCGGCCGCGCCGAGGCCGTGCCGCCGACGGTCTGGCACAGCGGGAAGCCGCGCGCCCGGCAGACGGCGGAAACCCTCTCGGTCGGCAACGCCGCGGCGGCGCGCGACGGCCTCGGGCCGAGCGACGACGTCGAGCCGGTCGCCGCCGAGCTTGCCGAGCGGCAGAGCGATCTGATGATCGTGGGGCATCAGCCCTTTCTGGGCCGGCTGGCGAGCCGCCTGCTCACGGGCGATCCGGCGGGCATGACCGTGGCCTTCGAGCCCGGCAGCGCCGTGGGCCTGGACCGGACGGACGAGGGCTGGGCGCTCGCCTGGATGGTGCGGCCCGGCTTGTTCACGCGCGGCTGA
- a CDS encoding putative manganese transporter, producing MTTLVASAMTSLTYSASYARSLGPAKLLLLAILAGLALVGPETREIMAAMLADAYLQVSVFVAATLGLIYFVESRQKTDFATFLDQHRRWQIPIAALLGALPGCGGAVVVVVQYVRGAISFGAVVAVLTATMGDAAFLLLAAEPTTAVAVYALGAGVGIVSGTIIDLIHGPNFMRQARLDVSPQIPQSDGARLNPLRPAWFAVVVPGFVLGVLLLLEVDTDALFGPLAAYEPTQAIGMVGALLALGMWTLDPEQRFDPGVCRSGGPMTRMMDTTNFVTVWVVVGFLVYELGVHFTGIDLGGIFHTWAYLVPLLAVVVGFLPGCGPQIVVTTLYIQEVVPLSAQLGNAISNDGDALFPAIAIAPKAAIVATLYSAVPAVMVAYGYFMLFE from the coding sequence ATGACGACACTGGTTGCAAGCGCGATGACGAGTTTGACGTACTCCGCCAGTTACGCGCGGTCGCTGGGGCCGGCGAAGCTGCTGTTGTTGGCGATCCTGGCCGGGCTCGCGCTGGTGGGGCCGGAGACGCGCGAAATCATGGCCGCGATGCTGGCGGACGCCTATTTGCAGGTGTCCGTTTTCGTCGCCGCCACGCTGGGGCTGATCTACTTCGTCGAGTCCCGGCAGAAGACCGACTTCGCCACCTTTCTGGATCAGCACCGGCGCTGGCAGATCCCCATCGCCGCGCTGCTGGGCGCGCTACCGGGCTGCGGCGGCGCGGTGGTCGTGGTCGTGCAATACGTGCGCGGGGCGATCAGCTTCGGCGCCGTGGTGGCCGTGCTCACGGCGACGATGGGCGACGCCGCGTTCCTGCTGCTGGCGGCCGAACCCACCACGGCCGTGGCGGTGTACGCGCTGGGCGCGGGCGTCGGCATCGTCTCCGGCACCATCATCGACCTGATCCACGGCCCCAACTTCATGCGTCAGGCGCGCCTGGACGTCAGCCCGCAGATCCCCCAGAGCGATGGGGCGCGCCTGAACCCGCTGCGGCCGGCTTGGTTCGCGGTCGTCGTGCCGGGCTTCGTGCTGGGCGTGCTGTTGCTGCTGGAGGTCGATACCGACGCGCTCTTCGGTCCACTCGCGGCCTACGAGCCCACCCAGGCGATCGGCATGGTGGGCGCGTTGCTCGCGCTCGGCATGTGGACGCTGGACCCCGAGCAGCGTTTCGACCCCGGCGTGTGCCGGTCGGGTGGGCCCATGACCCGGATGATGGACACCACGAACTTTGTCACCGTGTGGGTGGTCGTGGGCTTCCTGGTCTACGAGCTGGGCGTGCACTTCACGGGCATCGACCTGGGCGGGATCTTCCACACTTGGGCCTACCTCGTGCCGCTGCTGGCGGTGGTGGTCGGCTTCCTGCCGGGGTGCGGCCCGCAGATCGTCGTGACGACGCTCTACATCCAGGAGGTGGTGCCGCTCTCGGCCCAGCTGGGCAACGCCATCTCCAACGACGGCGACGCGCTCTTCCCGGCCATCGCCATCGCCCCGAAGGCTGCCATCGTCGCCACGCTCTATTCGGCGGTGCCGGCCGTGATGGTAGCCTACGGCTACTTCATGCTGTTCGAGTGA
- the rpsD gene encoding 30S ribosomal protein S4, giving the protein MSKRKTQKYKIDRRLGVNLWGRPKSPFNKRQYAPGQHGQRRRKPSDYGLQLQAKQKLKGYYGSIGEKQFRKYYEEAERRKGDTSENLIELLERRLATVVYRAKFVPTVFAARQFVNHGHVFVNGKRVNVPSYSLRDGDVIEVANAMKDNQLIAEGVDAPERDVPEYIQVDHDALKATFLQAPKLADVPYPVQMEPNLVVEFYSR; this is encoded by the coding sequence ATGTCCAAGCGCAAGACGCAGAAGTACAAGATTGACCGCCGCCTCGGCGTCAACCTCTGGGGCCGCCCGAAGAGCCCGTTCAACAAGCGCCAGTACGCGCCCGGTCAGCACGGCCAGCGCCGCCGCAAGCCCTCCGACTACGGCTTGCAGCTCCAGGCCAAGCAGAAGCTGAAGGGCTACTACGGCTCCATCGGCGAGAAGCAGTTCCGCAAGTACTACGAGGAGGCCGAGCGCCGGAAGGGCGACACCTCCGAGAACCTGATCGAGCTGCTGGAGCGCCGCTTGGCCACGGTGGTCTACCGCGCCAAGTTCGTGCCCACGGTCTTCGCCGCGCGCCAGTTCGTGAACCACGGCCACGTGTTCGTGAACGGCAAGCGCGTCAACGTCCCGTCCTACTCCCTGCGCGACGGCGACGTGATCGAGGTCGCGAACGCGATGAAGGACAACCAGCTCATCGCCGAGGGCGTGGACGCGCCCGAGCGCGACGTGCCGGAGTACATCCAGGTCGACCACGACGCGCTCAAGGCGACCTTCCTCCAGGCGCCGAAGCTGGCCGACGTGCCGTACCCGGTTCAGATGGAGCCGAACCTCGTCGTCGAGTTCTACTCGCGCTAA
- a CDS encoding DUF29 family protein — translation MFHLDRIDPWRSEIRQHHLHATVAFSPSMRQKLDLDRIWRQGVALANDKLADAGEAQLPSSLACPFTLDEILSEALDLDAARSRAADTLKAASRPA, via the coding sequence GTGTTCCACCTTGACCGAATTGACCCGTGGCGCAGCGAAATCCGCCAGCACCATCTGCACGCAACGGTCGCGTTCTCCCCAAGCATGCGGCAAAAACTGGATCTGGATCGCATCTGGCGCCAGGGCGTCGCGCTGGCCAACGACAAGCTGGCCGATGCGGGCGAAGCGCAGCTTCCCAGCTCGCTTGCCTGCCCCTTCACGCTCGACGAGATCTTGAGCGAGGCGCTGGATCTGGACGCCGCACGCTCGCGCGCAGCGGACACACTGAAAGCGGCGAGCCGTCCGGCGTAG
- the mntR gene encoding manganese-binding transcriptional regulator MntR: MPTRDPNQPSSGDQLIAPDAHARQHERVRQAHQTELIEDYVELIADLIDTKGEARAVEVARRLGVRQGTVGKMVARLREQGLIHSEPYRAIHLTDEGRRMAEDSRARHAVVLRFLRAIGVSEETAMTDAEGIEHHVSEETLRAFRDVAAKLDPESSR, from the coding sequence ATGCCGACCCGCGACCCCAATCAGCCCAGCAGCGGCGATCAGCTGATCGCGCCGGACGCCCACGCGCGCCAGCACGAGCGCGTCCGCCAGGCGCACCAGACCGAGCTGATCGAGGATTACGTGGAGCTGATCGCGGACCTGATCGACACCAAGGGCGAGGCCCGCGCCGTCGAGGTCGCGCGGCGGCTGGGCGTGCGCCAGGGGACCGTGGGCAAGATGGTGGCGCGCCTGCGCGAACAGGGCCTGATCCACAGCGAACCCTACCGCGCCATCCACCTCACCGACGAAGGCCGCCGGATGGCCGAGGACTCGCGCGCGCGCCACGCTGTCGTATTGCGCTTTCTGCGGGCCATTGGGGTTTCCGAGGAAACGGCGATGACCGACGCCGAGGGCATCGAGCATCACGTCAGCGAGGAAACCCTGCGCGCCTTCCGCGACGTGGCGGCCAAGCTGGACCCGGAGTCCAGTCGCTGA